One Aquarana catesbeiana isolate 2022-GZ linkage group LG04, ASM4218655v1, whole genome shotgun sequence genomic region harbors:
- the LOC141140690 gene encoding uncharacterized protein, producing the protein MQIILVIIIREYSSKDIFKKPWIEDETEKGGEGEEDEEGEEGKEGEEGEGGEKAEEGEEGEEGEGVKRLRRVKRVRGVKRLRRVKRVRRARRVKRARRVRWVKRLRRVRRVRRVKRARRVRGGEKVEEGEEGKEGEEGEEGEEGEEGEEGEKGEEGEEGEEGVEGEEGEEGEEGVEGEEGEEAEEGEEAEEGEEGVEGEEGEEDEEGEEGEEGEEGEGGEKAEEGKEGAEGEEGEEGEEGVEGEEGEEGEVGEKVEKGEEGKEGEEGEEGEGGEKVEEGEEGKEGEEGEEGEEGEEGEEGEEGEKGEESEEGEEGEKGEEGEEGEEGEEGEKGEEGEEGEEGEKGEEGEEGEEAEEGEEGEEGEEGEEGEEGEEGEEGEEGEKDEEGEEAEEGQEAEEAEEGEEEGEEGEKGEEGEEGEEGEEGEEGEEGEEGEEGEEGEKGEEGEEGEEGEEGEEGEKGEEGEEGEEGKEGEEGEEGEKGEEGEEGEEGEEGEEGEEGEKGEEGEEGEEGEEGKEGEEGEEGEKGEEGEEGEEGEEGEEGEKGEEGEEGKEGEEGEEGEKGEEGEEGEEGEEGEEGEGPL; encoded by the exons AGGGTGGGGAGGGTGAGGAGGACGAGGAGGGTGAGGAGGGTAAAGAGGGTGAGGAGGGTGAGGGGGGTGAAAAGGCTGAGGAGGGTGAAGAGGGTGAGGAGGGTGAGGGGGTGAAAAGGTTGAGGAGGGTGAAGAGGGTGAGGGGAGTGAAAAGGTTGAGGAGGGTGAAGAGGGTGAGGAGGGCGAGGAGGGTGAAGAGGGCGAGGAGGGTGAGGTGGGTGAAAAGGTTGAGGAGGGTGAGGAGGGTAAGGAGGGTGAAGAGGGCGAGGAGGGTGAGGGGGGGTGAAAAGGTTGAGGAGGGTGAGGAGGGTAAGGAGGGTGAAGAGGGTGAGGAGGGTGAAGAGGGTGAGGAGGGCGAGGAGGGTGAAAAGGGTGAAGAGGGTGAAGAGGGTGAGGAGGGTGTGGAGGGTGAGGAGGGTGAAGAAGGTGAGGAGGGTGTGGAGGGTGAGGAGGGTGAAGAGGCTGAGGAGGGTGAAGAGGCtgaggagggtgaggagggtgtggagggtgaggagggtgaggaggatgaagagggtgaggagggtgaggagggtgaaGAGGGTGAGGGGGGTGAAAAGGCTGAGGAGGGTAAAGAGGGTGCAGAGggtgaggagggtgaggagggCGAGGAGGGTGTGGAGGGTGAAGAGGGCGAGGAGGGTGAGGTGGGTGAAAAGGTTGAGAAGGGTGAGGAGGGTAAGGAGGGTGAAGAGGGCGAGGAGGGTGAGGGGGGTGAAAAGGTTGAGGAGGGTGAGGAGGGTAAGGAGGGTGAAGAGggtgaggagggtgaggagggtgaagagggcgaggagggtgaggagggtgaaaaGGGTGAAGAGAgtgaggagggtgaggagggtgaaaaGGGTGAAGAGGGTGAGGAGGGTGAAGAGGGCGAGGAGGGTGAAAAGGGTGAAGAGggtgaggagggtgaggagggtgaaaaGGGTGAAGAGGGTGAAGAGGGTGAGGAGGCtgaggagggtgaggagggtgaaGAGGGTGAAGAGGGCGAGGAGGGTGAAGAGGGTGAAGAGGGCgaggagggtgaggagggtgaaaaGGATGAAGAGGGTGAGGAGGCTGAGGAGGGTCAGGAGGCTGAGGAGGCtgaggagggtgaggagg agggtgaggagggtgaaaaGGGTGAAGAGggtgaggagggtgaggagggtgaaGAGGGTGAAGAGGGCGAGGAGGGCGAGGAGGGTGAagagggtgaggagggtgaaaagggtgaggagggtgaggagggcgaggagggtgaagagggtgaggagggtgaaaagggtgaggagggtgaggagggtgaggagggCAAGGAGGGTGAagagggtgaggagggtgaaaagggtgaggagggtgaggagggtgaggagggtgaagagggtgaagagggtgaggagggtgaaaagggtgaggagggtgaggagggtgaggagggtgaggagggCAAGGAGGGTGAagagggtgaggagggtgaaaagggtgaggagggtgaggagggtgaggagggtgaagagggtgaggagggtgaaaagggtgaggagggtgaggagggCAAGGAGGGTGAagagggtgaggagggtgaaaagggtgaggagggtgaggagggtgaggagggtgaggagggtgaagagggtgaaggtccactttag